atcaccctaGGGAGATTCCATCCGAATCActcagaggctcaggggctactattggagaccaaatactagggtacccaaagaggatgaGCTAATAACCATTAAACGCTGATGCTTTTAAATAGACAAGAACGTGACTACGCCTCTTATCTAAACGACCGAGGGTTAATTCCGTCCCGTCCGACCCCCaaaggctggctccgcctcgcccgacgttcgggggcagactccgcctcgcccaacgtctgggggcagactctgcctcgcttgacgtctgggggctggctccacctcacccgacgtctaggggtagactccgcctcgccccgaCATTTGAGGGCAGACTTTGCCTTGCCCAACGtccgggggcagactccgcctcgcccaatgtctaggggctagctccgcctcgcctgacctctaaaggttggctccatctcgcccaatgtctaggggcagactccactgcgcccgacgtctaggggcagactccgcctcacccgacatccgggggtagacttcgcctcgcccaacgtccaagGGCAGACTCTGTCTCACCTGACATTTGAGGTAGACTCTGCTTCGCCTGATGtccgagggcagactctgcctcgcccaacgtccgggggctggctccgcctcgcccgacgtctacgtGTTGCTCCTTCATAACACGTGCACAGATAAGCcatgacactcaagtcaaccgtaataccgaggaccacaCCCTGCACACATGTAGGAAAGTATCGACATGATATGacaagacgggcgctttaaggcCCTTCTGCGCATGTCAGAGCcctgaacagtgttgtgggcgccgacatttgttttacagtattgtgggcgccgccattggCCCTTGGGTGTGGATCCTGATGGAaccatacgacaaccgctatggtcCAAGAGGAGACTCACGTCCTCTACAGTGATGGACGCGCAGTCAATGTGCCGTTCGCTCCTTGTGGGGTTGCGGATCGACACCCCGGTCCATCGTGCCGCTCGTCGAggcaggatgggacgtgaccacttgttgATCAAGCTAGAGCATGGCATCATCAACGGAGAGACActcagcatggagctatcccttgCACTGTCTGCTGTGTCAGTAGGGCTGGCTCATAgggaaaggaagacccgacaccttcgaaggactttttggcctctggtttttcttctttctcccatctgtaatccctgcttccccttggtctataaaagagaaggcaggacaccccactaaggggatagaTCAATTTCCACAGACATCACACCACATAGCTAAGTAGCATCCAAGCTCTCAACACCCGTTCGACctttctatcagagacttgggacctgtccctctttcgctcgtttgtaccccctactacaaacctttcaGTGCAAATAACATGAGCCACAaccatgaactggacgtaggtatattctgcccgaactagtataaaccttgtgtctttttagcacaccattcggGCTAGTTGATGcttacttgaaacaccgacaagaGTAGCAGAGGATTGGGCTAGATTCGGGCCAGAGAGAAGTGGGAGGAGGCGACGGCATTGGAAGCAGAGCAGCTAGAAGCGACGTCGGAGGTGCTTGAGCTCGCGGTCCGGTAGGCTCCTCCTCGTTGAGTATTGTGCGCCGTGGGCCTCCTCTCCTCTGGCGCTCCTCCTTGAGCAGGGTGTGCCGTGGTGGAGGAGCGGGCATGGTAGGTGCGCAAGGCGGCGAGGGGCGGGTGCAACAAGTGCTGGCGGCGGCGGAGTGGAGGATACGGCCACCGACGAGCACTCGCAAGAGGGGATAATTTACTTTTTACCATCATAACAAATGGCACCTCCTCAAATAGCGCTTTAGGTTTGGCGCTACACTTTTAGCaatagagagagaaaaacaatacACATTTACCACTTTTGCTTGCGTGGCACGCCAGCTCCGTGTCCAGCTCAGATCCGAGTCAGCAGCCCCATGCGAAAAGTCAGTCATGCCCCTCCCCTCATTGCTATagattaaaggatggacgactCAGGATTGCCATAGATTGCAGTAGCTTCATTTCCCTCTTTCTCTCCTCCTCATCCCCCGTGACGAAAAGCGGCCCCATCTGTCTCTCCTCCCTGCTCTGGACCGGAGCCTCCTCTCTCCACTAGAGAGCGTGGGACCTAGcacgagagggagagagagaggggggggggggagaagcgATGGCTTGCCTGTTCCGCGAGTCCCGCTGTGACTCGTcccactcctcctcctccaacgGCTTCCTCCCGTCGGCGGCCGCTTCCACCCCCTCCTCCGCCACCTCTGCGCTGCCCTCGCCGTTCCTGGACCTCAGGGTCACCCTCTCCGCTGCGGACCTCCGGGAGGCCGCCTACAAGGTGCTGGTCGTGGCCTCCCGCACCACGGGCGGGAAGCCCCTCACCTACATCCTGCAGTCCTCGTCGGTGGCCACCGCGGGGCCGCCGCCATCCCTGGCCTCCTCCTCCGCGTCCTCTGCTTCGCTCTAGCACTTCCTcacctccgccgctgccagcaaGATGAAGAAGGCACTCGGGCTCCGCTCCTCCGCCTCATCCAAGGGCGTCGACAGCCCTAGGAGTGGCGGGAAGGCGGCAGCCCTGCGGAGGCCCGCCATGGTTGGGGAGCTCATGCGGGTGCAGATGCGCATCTCTGAGCCTACCGACACCAGGATCCGTAGGGGGCTCCTCCGCATCGCCGCCAGCTAGGTAGGATTTCGTGGTTTGGCTGTTGAGATTTCCGCCTTCGACGCGGGCCGCCACCGCCACGCTCTACGCCAAGCTTGAGGCGCTCACATGCGCCAGCTGCGCGCCAACTGAAACCGCGCCGTGGCCGCGCTCTCCTAGGTCGCCGACACGGCGCGCTGGATGGAGGACACCTGCTAGTGGGCGCCATGCACAGTGCTTTGCTCTTGAGCCatgacatcatgatgatgtcataTACGTTCTTTTTTCCTttgcaaaataaaaaataaatatcttAAAAATACAAGTTTGTGTATCTCTGTCTGCGCTATCCTGAGCCGTCCATCCTTTAATCTATGGCAATGAGGGGAGGGGCATGACTGACTTTTCGCATGGGGCTGCTGACTCAGATCCGAGCTGGACAGCGGAGCTGGCGTGCCATGTGAGCAAAAATGGTAAATGTGTACCGTTTCTCTCTCTCTACTGTTAAAAGCATAACGTCAAACCTAAAACTACTGTTTAAGGAGGTGTCATCCGTTATGACGATAAAAAGTTAATTATCCGTTGCGAGAGGAAAGATGAGCAAACAGCGCGGACGAAAGGGGTGGGACGAGAGGTGACCACATTGGCTCTCGTGAACGGAGTCGGCCAGGCTCAAAAAAATGAACCTCCCTTTCGTTTTTCTGGAGCCAGGCTCCTAGCTGCTTTAGGGCTCGTTCGGTTGGGGCATTAGGACGCCAGGAATTAATCCGGCCAGTGAAAGCTTCTGTGAATTGAGTAAAGATACTGGCCTGGAATTTTTCCTGGGCTCATTCCCGGTCAAACGAACGGGGCCTTAAGCAAGGTGCGGACCAGGCCAAGACGGTGTACAGTCCAACAAAAACGACGCCCTGCACCGGCCCAGCCATGTTCTGGCCGAACACGCCCTTGTTGGTAAAGACGAGAGACGACTAACGAGAGTCGGTAAAACTCGTTCTCGGCGAGCCCTTCTTGCTGTCTCCTCACCGCTGGCGTGGTGTTTCTCGGTGATCCAATCGAGAGGCGAGAATTGTTGGAATGCATTCGTATCTATCTCACACGAGATCCTCCAGCAAACCCAAAGGGGTGGGCAGCAGTATACCGTTATCCTGTTACAGCAAATCCAGTTTTGTTTGGCTCTTCTTCTGTGACAGTCCTGCACTTCGTATTGATTTAGTTGCGTGCGGTTTGTGAATGAAGGGGAGGAATTAATTAGTTTGGCTATCAGCGTAAGTGATTCGTTCAAGCAGCGTACGCTATCTAGTTTTCGTTGACAGTTTGATGACAAGAAAGCGCGTGAATTTTAAAGTGCATGTTCATCCTTTTGTTGACTACGCAGCCTAATCAACAGATAGCTTGTGAAGTGGAGTGGAGTAATTAGTTTGGACAAAGACCTGAGAACTATCTCAACCCAGTTATCTACTCTGCACGCACAAGATATAACAAGGAAAGTCAtcgctctgttcgcttggcttataagccgtactttttcagccaatgaacaatatttttctctcgtaacaaatcaaccaacaatattttcagccatggcttatcagccaaacgaacatggcacATGTTGTCATGGCGTGCACTACCAAAATTCCATGGGAGTAAATTTTTTTTGGGTGTTTTTTTGGTGGGGGGGGGGTGGggacggggggggggggtctgGCTAAAGCTTCTATTCTATTGTCAGCTCTGCTGATGATCAGAAATCGAAGACATGTCCAACCCTCAATCTGCTTGGACATAGTTATCTAAGAAGGTGAACCAAAACATGTATCAAATGAGATTCCCAAATGCTTCTATCATTGAAGACTTGTCTTCctttactaaaatggtgtgtgaTTACCAAACCAAAGAAGAAACGGGGTTTGAGAATTCAAAATCAGAGGAAATTTTGTTTTCGAACGTACAAAATCTGATGAAAATGAAGTCGAGCCTTTTGTGCAAACGGTGGTCGAAGCTGGAATCTGGAAATGGCTTGTGGCAATATATTGTAAAGCAAAAATATGTTATAAATTCTTGTGCAGTTCAGTTGAGACACAAATCTTCCAATTCCCTTGTGAGGAATGATGGTCTCAAAGTTAAGGACATGTGTTGAAAGGCTCGACTAGCTAGGTGGCACCGTTGAACCATGTACCACCCTAGAATTTGGACCAATGCTAGAACTAGAGTATATATGTGTGTTATCTAATATCATGAAGATACATATGGAACATCTATCATTTGGCTCATTACATTAAACACTTATTCTAATTCCTAGTTATGCCACTGGAGCCAGACAAGCTGGACAGGGGTGCTGGATTGATTGAAAATGAATTGCTTTATTATTTTTGGCCTTATTTTCCTATTTGGGATGATTTTAGGTTTATGTTCTCGTACGAATTCTACCCTGTCCGTGTTCTGCTGTTGAGTGTGGATTATATTCCTTGTTCTGCTGTTGAGTGTGGATTATATTTGTTGGCATTGGTAAGGGGGCAGACTTAAGGAGCAATTCCCTGCATTGTACGAGATTAGCTATGAGCAAAAATAGCTCTGTGGCTGAAATGGCCAGTACAAGATGGAATCCTACTCTCAGAAGATAACAGAATCAATTAGGTGGTCCTTTGCTATCTCTGTTGAGATGATAAACCGAAATGGGGTTGGGGAAAAAGTGGTTGATTTTCAGCTAAATCAATGTACGATCATTTGTGCAGAAATAAATATGATGCACTGAACAAGAACTGGAAGGCTAAACTTCCCCTTAAATTTAAAATCCTCATTTGGGTACCCTTCAAAATGCGGCTGTAACTAAGGATAATTTGACTGCAATGAAAGTTGACTTCTGCAGGAAAAAGAAAGCTAAAATTTGCTGCTGGACATCAAACTAACATGGTATTGGCCATTCCGCACCACTAATGGCGAATCTAGTGGTATTGGAAAGGCAAtcttagcctgttcgcttgctcgtaaacgatcgtaaatttccagccgggaacaatatttttctctcacaccaaaccaaccagcagtaaataatccacgatatgatacggcctcccgaacaggctgttaaTATCTTCCGGACAATAATTTTTAATTGGTACATCACACATAACTTGTACGAACATCACCTACGTGGCGGTGATGAAACAATCCATCCTCACGTATCACTGTATTAGCGGGTGTTTCGATGCGGTGGCTAAAATTTAAGAAGTGTGACGTAAGGGTGTTGCATAAggtatttggatactaataaaaaaataaattacagaatccgtcagtattccacgagacgaatttattaagcctaattaatctatcattagcatatgtttactagagcgccacattatcaaatcatgactaattaggcttagaagattcgtcttgtaaattagtcgcaaactatacaattagtttcgtaattagtctatatttaatacctcatgtgtcaaacatccgatgggacagctcctaaagtttaggaggagcaACCCAACACCCCCTTAGCTGCAGCCGTGGCACATATGAGTTTGTGCAAATCATGTTGTCAAAAACAGTGTTAGCTAAAATCATGTTGTCGAAAACAGTCCTGGCATGTGGCATCCAATGAAATCTCAACCAGAGCATTTCCCTTGGTCTGGATACTACAGCGCAGCTGACTCACGCAGAAGGCCAGGTCATGATACATCTCTGTCTCAGCTGTACCCAGTTGAAGCCCGTTATCTCATTGCAGTAAAAGCTCATTCATATTTACATCTCTGTCTCAGCTGTAATTTGAACAGGACGAATCACTGCGATCTATGAGTTGCATTAAGCCAACAGGTGTCCGTCTAGGTAAACATCGTGCAGTAGCCCACTAGTGCTACAATTTGAACTCACAAAAGCAGTACTCGGGCAGAGCCGATCCCCTGCCTCTGATATATTCCTCTCGATGAGCATCCCACATAGCCTTAGCCAGTTGCTCTCCTGCTAGGCCAGCGGCAGTGTAGTTTGCGAAAGCCCTCCTGCTCAAGACCAGTGTCTTCTGGAGACCTTGCATTGTTCTCATTGCAGTTACCATCTTATCCATATTCCCAAAGAATGTGGCAATGTAGGCATCACTGTTGACTGAAACATAGTAGTCAAGGGCAGCTTTTGTGTTGCCATGCATATTCTCAAAATCTTCATGGGCCAGGAGAGATGATTTAGTGTATATATTTTTGTAAATGGATGTGAAACCCTCAAGTTCCATTAGTCCATCACCAGCAGCTAAATAAATGTTTGTATTTGAAGGAATGTCTAGCGCTTGGAGGATAAATGCTGTTTCACTTGGTGTTAGAGGGCACTTGCCACGGTTCCTCCACAGGCGGGCAGTATCACCTGTCAATACCTTCCTAACCTCCCCACGCGCAGCTTCAATGGAGTCCATTGATTTGGAAGAAAGACCAGTGTATGCACACCGACTGTAGGCAACCATATCTGGTTCAAATCTCAGGTGAAGGGATAAGAAAGGTTTTGGTATGGCTTGAAGAAGCTCAACAGCTTTGGATTGCACATTCTTATTCAACCTGAGAGCACTGTAGCAGCCTTGACAGTATGAAGCTTTTGCATACGAGGGGTTTCTGAAAACACACAAATATATATCAGTTTGGCACAGAATCAGTGTCAAGATGAATAACTAACATTACATTTAAAAATTTATCATACCAAAGGGCCTAATAGGACTGCTGATAGAAATATGAAGACCAGAAGAGTTAATAAAATAAGAGTTAAATAcaccagaggtccattaacttgtgaggaggttcTATGAAAGTGTATTTTttggtccataaactttgtatgccgTATCACTTAGGTTCATATCCCTCCACGTGGGCTTCTCATGCTGACATGGCTTGCTGACTGGTCCAAGCCTTGGCAATATCTTATTGCTAACCAATTTATTTATCACCCCTTCCAACATACTAATACAATGAATATAGAATAACATATTCTATTAGATGTCATGCAAAACCCAATGTATTTTGTGAAACAAATTACTTGTAAGCGTGAGTAAGAGCATTAGTATTATGGAAATGGACGGAAAATGCAAGGGATCTATGATATATACGAGCAGTACCTATCTCTTCTTTGATTCATGGCAGGTGTCAGTGAGATGTATTGATGTTCCAAGAGAGCTGGAAGTACACTTTCGACATAATCAAAATGTCCTTTCCGTTTACTGCAGTCAACCTTAAACGGTTCTTTGGATGCTATCTCTGCAGGCAAGTCCTTCACAACTTCCACATACCCTCTAGTCTGCTCAATGAAGTACTCAACATCGAAAACATCTGCAAAGCCACTGACAGAACAGTCCAATAAGAACTACCGTAAGCATATTTCAAACAGAACTGAACTACAGAACTTCAATCAGCATACCTAGACTCATTCCAATAGGCGGCAACCTCAAACTTGGGCAGAACCATCGTTGCGTTCAGAAGACGTGCAACCCCAATTCCATCACATAGCTGCAGAACCATCACAGTGGGATCATTTGGTGAAAAACAAAGTAGAATTGCTTTATGGAACACCAAGAACTTCAGACTGAAAGTTCAGCACTCTCAGTCTCAGAGATTCACTACTCCATGCAGTTCTGTTACGATACTGACAACCAGAGCATGTTTCGGAATCAATCATTGATCCCTACAGGAAGGAGGAAACTCTAACCGAGGTCTCTTAACGTACATCACGTCGCAGCTGGTTGAGACCGCCGTAGCAGTCTATTCGGATGTACCCGTTCCTCCTGGACGCAGCTGCACGGAAGGTAGGCGTCAGTCATCAGCGCGTCCAGGTCCAGCATCCAAATTCCACCCCGAAACTGCGAGGCCTTACCTTGCACTGGTGCCGTCCGCCACCACTCGCAGGGGCGCCACTCCACCAACCGCCGCTGTGCCCATATGAACCGCGAGCCCGAAGGAGGCACCTCTCTGCCACAAACCGAATGCGGGATTAAGGAATTGTGCTAGAACATTCTAGAGGCGTCTGCGATTACACGAGGGGCGAGGCGCGTACCCGGAGGCAGGGAGGCTGAAGACGGGCGGAGAGGACGGCGGCGACAGGAGGAAAAAGAGGACGGGCGCGAGGAAGAGGGACGGTAGGAGGAACCGGAGGCGGTGCTGCGCAcaccacgccgccgccggtgACATGGCCGCCGGCGACTCGCCGTCGCCGGAGCCGCCAGGTGAGGCCCTGGATCTGATCGGCCAGTGGCGGCGTTGGAGAAAGAAATCCCACAGGCTAACCGCTAGCACACCGGGCCACACCAGCAGATAAAAAAATGGGTCCCAGGCCACATgagggccccacatgtcatccacaAGCAGTGACGCGTCGAAATGGTGTTGGCCTCTTGGGGTAGCAGCGGGTACTCGGGTAGCCAGCCCATAGCCAATTGGAAAGTCGCCGACGGCTTTATCAGTGTGGCAGGTGGGACCGTGCTTGAGCTACCCCCGCATGTCAGTCTGACGTGAGTATATCCAGTTGGAGAGAGGGGTTAGACGTTAGTAAACGGTAAACAACAAGGGTTTATCCGCAAAACGACACGGACGTATTTCCGCTTCCACCTGCGCCGAGATCTCGGAAGAGACGACGCACCGCAGGATCAGAGGAAGCAGGCTTCCGCTGCCGCCGCTTCCCCACCCGAATCCAAGCCGCCACGCCcccgcccccacccccacccccaccccgacCCCAACCCGCGAAGCTGGCGCGCGAGGCGGCCGACACGAGCGCCCGGAAGCGCAAGGCGGCGGACGGCGGCGAGGTCCCCGACGCCACCACCGATGCAGAGGTCGCCGCGGCGCCGGCCCCCGGGGAGGACGCGGCCATGGGCGACGTGCTCCAGGCGCCGCACGccgcgggaggaggaggaggactggaGGAGGGGGCGGGGCCGGACCATAACCCTAGCCCGAGCCTCAGCGGCTTCTCGGACCCCGTGTCGGTGGAGCTCTCCATGGGCGGGGACTACTACCGCGCCTGCTGcggcgaccccgaccccgacaTCCCCGAGGGGCCCAAGCTGCCGTGCGTTGGGGAaaaggtgagagagggagagcccCTCTGTCCCCCGCCATCCTCGCTTCTCGGCGATCGGTCATTGGTTGGCCCGCCGTGTATTGGGATGGGTCTCCATCACGCTTTAGTGTTATATATACAGAGTTGCAGTGATCTAGTGGAAATGCATGTCGTGGCCGTCTCTACGGCTCTAGTGGGATCAGATTGCGGGGACAGACGGACAGTACTCTAGCGCAGTTGAATGTTGGTTACTTGGTGTTAGCGCAGTTGAATGTTGGTTacttggtgttagagttttgctGGTAAGCATGAGTGATGTAGTTTTGGAGATGATGGGGGGTGTTTTGTTCTAGTCTAGGATGAAAAGGAGGTTATGGCTCAAAAGGTGTGATTTCAGTGAGAACTTCTCCTTTAGACTCCCGTATTTGTTGATAGGGGACTACTGGACAGAGAAACTGGTACACCATTTTCTTGTATGATCAATTGAAGTGAAAAATGTATCCCCTAAGTTGTCCGGTTCCCACTAAAGTATGCTATTCCTTTTTAAGTTTAGAAAGTGTCAAATAGAGTTATCTGTAGGAGGTGGTGGATAATCTTGGAGTCTTTTGTTGCCTACCCCTGTTTATGCCTACTGTTTGGTTCGTTTCCAGAACATTTTAGTTGCTCTGCTTATTCTCGATACTCAAGCTACTGTAGACGGATTCGTTGTCTAGCCAAAAACCTGCCACGTGTTTCTTTTATCATATGGAACAGTATATTGAGATTGATCTGTTATTTAAGTCGACCAGTTGGTTATAAACTCTGATTTGAGCTTGTCTTGCTATGTACTGAAGTTTCAGGGCTGCTTCAAAAGTTCATAGCCTATACCAGGATTAAGTTGGGTTGTGTTTTGCTTACGCTGTTTGTGGTCACCTGTTGGTTGGTGTTATCTGGGCTGCGCCATGTTAGTAGGTGGTCTGTTTGAACTGGGCGAAAACTGCTGTCCTCATGTCCCATTTCAATAAAATGGAACAGTGCCTTGTTTCTGGTTCTAAAAAGAGCATCTTGTGATGATGTTTAATCACCTTTCCTTGATGATTAGAAACGTTTCTGAGCTGTTATGAAGGCTAACATGTTCTGATTGTCATGGTGGTTTCCATACTAATTAACTAATTATTATGCAACTTGTAAATGTTGCAGGAACCTCTCTCCTCTTTAGCAGCCGAGTTTCAGTCTGGCAGCCCAATTTTACAAGAGAAAATTAAGGTTCTTGTGTCTGGCAAATCTTATATGTAATTACTGCATTTTATGTGGATA
This DNA window, taken from Miscanthus floridulus cultivar M001 chromosome 13, ASM1932011v1, whole genome shotgun sequence, encodes the following:
- the LOC136498995 gene encoding O-fucosyltransferase 13-like; translated protein: MWGPHVAWDPFFYLLVWPGVLAVSLWDFFLQRRHWPIRSRASPGGSGDGESPAAMSPAAAWCAQHRLRFLLPSLFLAPVLFFLLSPPSSPPVFSLPASGEVPPSGSRFIWAQRRLVEWRPCEWWRTAPVQAASRRNGYIRIDCYGGLNQLRRDLCDGIGVARLLNATMVLPKFEVAAYWNESSGFADVFDVEYFIEQTRGYVEVVKDLPAEIASKEPFKVDCSKRKGHFDYVESVLPALLEHQYISLTPAMNQRRDRNPSYAKASYCQGCYSALRLNKNVQSKAVELLQAIPKPFLSLHLRFEPDMVAYSRCAYTGLSSKSMDSIEAARGEVRKVLTGDTARLWRNRGKCPLTPSETAFILQALDIPSNTNIYLAAGDGLMELEGFTSIYKNIYTKSSLLAHEDFENMHGNTKAALDYYVSVNSDAYIATFFGNMDKMVTAMRTMQGLQKTLVLSRRAFANYTAAGLAGEQLAKAMWDAHREEYIRGRGSALPEYCFCEFKL